A part of Puntigrus tetrazona isolate hp1 chromosome 21, ASM1883169v1, whole genome shotgun sequence genomic DNA contains:
- the sap30l gene encoding histone deacetylase complex subunit SAP30L isoform X2 has protein sequence MNGFSTEEDSHDAPPAPPFFGQSCCLIEDGERCGRAAGNASFSKRIQKSISQRKLKLDIDKSVRHLYICDFHKNFIQSVRNKRKRKTSDDGGESPDHDVEVPEVDLFQLQVNTLRRYKRHYKIQTRPGLNKAQLAETVSRHFRNIPVNEKETLTYFIYMVKSSKSRLDQKSDGSKQVE, from the exons ATGAACGGGTTCAGCACCGAGGAGGACAGCCACGACGCGCCGCCCGCGCCGCCCTTCTTCGGCCAGAGCTGCTGTCTGATCGAGGACGGGGAGCGGTGCGGCCGCGCGGCGGGGAACGCGTCCTTCAGCAAGCGCATCCAGAAGAGCATCAGCCAGAGGAAGCTGAAGCTGGACATCGACAAGAGC GTTCGTCATTTATACATCTGTGATTTCCACAAGAACTTCATCCAGAGCGTTCGTAACAAACGCAAGAGGAAGACCAGCGATGACGGAGGAGAGTCGCCCGATCACGATGTTGAAGTTCCAGAG gTGGATCTGTTCCAGCTGCAGGTGAACACACTGAGACGTTATAAGAGGCACTACAAGATCCAGACCAGACCGGGACTCAATAAAGCCCAGCTCGCTGAG ACCGTGAGCCGTCATTTCCGCAATATTCCAGTGAACGAGAAGGAGACGCTCACGTACTTTATTTATATGGTGAAGAGCAGTAAGAGCCGGCTGGACCAGAAGTCAGACGGGAGCAAGCAGGTGGAATGA
- the sap30l gene encoding histone deacetylase complex subunit SAP30L isoform X1: MNGFSTEEDSHDAPPAPPFFGQSCCLIEDGERCGRAAGNASFSKRIQKSISQRKLKLDIDKSVRHLYICDFHKNFIQSVRNKRKRKTSDDGGESPDHDVEVPEVDLFQLQVNTLRRYKRHYKIQTRPGLNKAQLAETVSRHFRNIPVNEKETLTYFIYMVKSSKSRLDQKSDGSKQIPPCTQPGPD; this comes from the exons ATGAACGGGTTCAGCACCGAGGAGGACAGCCACGACGCGCCGCCCGCGCCGCCCTTCTTCGGCCAGAGCTGCTGTCTGATCGAGGACGGGGAGCGGTGCGGCCGCGCGGCGGGGAACGCGTCCTTCAGCAAGCGCATCCAGAAGAGCATCAGCCAGAGGAAGCTGAAGCTGGACATCGACAAGAGC GTTCGTCATTTATACATCTGTGATTTCCACAAGAACTTCATCCAGAGCGTTCGTAACAAACGCAAGAGGAAGACCAGCGATGACGGAGGAGAGTCGCCCGATCACGATGTTGAAGTTCCAGAG gTGGATCTGTTCCAGCTGCAGGTGAACACACTGAGACGTTATAAGAGGCACTACAAGATCCAGACCAGACCGGGACTCAATAAAGCCCAGCTCGCTGAG ACCGTGAGCCGTCATTTCCGCAATATTCCAGTGAACGAGAAGGAGACGCTCACGTACTTTATTTATATGGTGAAGAGCAGTAAGAGCCGGCTGGACCAGAAGTCAGACGGGAGCAAGCAG ATTCCACCATGTACCCAGCCAGGACCTGATTGA